From the genome of Miscanthus floridulus cultivar M001 chromosome 10, ASM1932011v1, whole genome shotgun sequence, one region includes:
- the LOC136485450 gene encoding uncharacterized protein produces MIAPEIQRDIANCFAEIIVKSIIEEIDGDVFCLLVDESADVSGKEQMAVVLRYVDKLGVIKERLIAVVHVQETSASCLKSNIDNLFAKYGLSIKQIRGQGYDGASNMRGEFNGLRALIERENSSAYYIHCFAHQLQLVIVAVAKKNDDASDFFDMISLLLSVAGASCKRKDIIRESQQERVRKAIGTGQLTSGTGLNQEQSLQKAGDTRWGSHYRTLKSLSNLFPEVIEVLQYVEKEGPNDAKRRQARGLLDYLKDFDFVFHLHLMLLILGHANSLSLSLQRKDKDILEAMLEVKLTKQKFQQIRDDGWDCLLQIVYSFCEEHGIPKLDMDEEYIDRHRPRKKTNRTNYQHYRYDCLNPIIDLQLTEFSDRFNEVNSQLLTHIAAFNPKNSFEAFKSESLMELAKSYPDDFNSTQLKDLDRELNIYIDNMRADERFADLNTISELARLMVGTKKHLAFPLVYRLLKLVLVLPIATASVERCFSAMKIVKTILRNRIGDGFMNDCIICFVEPEFLYAIPIEDVIVRFHKMEDRSRRGKL; encoded by the exons ATGATTGCTCCAGAAATTCAAAGGGATATTGCGAATTGTTTTGCTGAG ATCATCGTGAAATCTATTATTGAAGAAATTGATGGTGATGTGTTTTGCCTTTTAGTGGATGAGTCAGCTGATGTGTCTGGGAAGGAACAAATGGCAGTTGTCTTACGGTACGTTGATAAGCTTGGGGTAATAAAGGAGAGACTTATTGCTGTTGTTCATGTGCAAGAAACGTCGGCTTCATGTCTGAAATCTAACATTGACAATTTGTTTGCTAAGTATGGCTTGAGCATAAAGCAAATCAGAGGACAAGGTTATGATGGAGCAAGCAACATGAGAGGTGAATTCAATGGACTACGGGCTTTAATCGAGAGAGAGAATAGCTCAGCATATTATATCCACTGCTTTGCTCATCAGCTACAATTAGTCATTGTCGCAGTGGCTAAAAAGAATGATGATGCTAGTGACTTTTTTGACATGATATCTCTATTGCTTAGTGTGGCAGGAGCTTCTTGTAAACGTAAAGATATCATTCGAGAAAGTCAACAGGAGAGAGTTAGAAAAGCCATAGGCACTGGACAACTAACTAGTGGAACTGGATTAAATCAAGAACAATCCCTTCAAAAAGCTGGAGACACACGTTGGGGTTCTCATTATAGAACCCTTAAGAGCCTAAGCAATCTATTCCCTGAAGTTATTGAAGTTCTCCAATATGTGGAAAAAGAAGGTCCAAATGATGCAAAGAGACGGCAAGCCCGTGGTCTCCTAGACTATCTCAAGGATTTTGACTTTGTGTTTCACTTGCACTTAATGTTGCTTATTTTAGGCCATGCAAATTCTTTGTCACTGTCCTTGCAGAGGAAAGATAAAGACATCCTAGAGGCCATGTTAGAGGTGAAGTTAACCAAgcagaaatttcagcaaattaGAGATGATGGTTGGGATTGTTTGCTGCAGATTGTATACTCcttttgtgaagagcatggcattcctAAGTTGGATATGGATGAGGAATATATTGATCGCCATAGGCCAAGAAAAAAGACCAATCGCACTAACTATCAACATTATAGATATGATTGCTTGAACCCAATTATTGACTTGCAGCTTACAGAGTTTAGTGATCGTTTCAATGAGGTAAACTCTCAGTTACTTACTCATATCGCTGCTTTCAATCCCAAGAATTCTTTTGAGGCATTCAAATCTGAGAGTCTAATGGAGTTGGCTAAGTCATATCCTGATGATTTCAACTCAACACAACTTAAGGATCTTGATCGAGAGCTTAATATTTACATTGACAATATGCGAGCTGATGAAAGATTTGCCGACTTGAACACTATTTCTGAGCTTGCTAGGTTGATGGTGGGTACAAAAAAACATTTGGCTTTTCCTTTGGTTTATCGGCTTCTCAAGCTAGTACTAGTTCTTCCTATCGCCACTGCATCGGTGGAGAGGTGCTTTTCAGCAATGAAAATTGTGAAGACAATACTGAGAAATCGTATTGGAGATGGATTTATGAATGATTGTATCATATGCTTCGTGGAACCAGAATTTCTATATGCAATTCCAATCGAAGATGTGATAGTTCGCTTTCATAAGATGGAGGATCGTAGTCGTAGAGGAAAACTGTAA